The Pseudomonas iranensis genome includes a window with the following:
- a CDS encoding GntR family transcriptional regulator — MSEKKLETTVDRVYQGVYAAISKRSLRPGMKLGEASLAELFNVSRTSVRAALKQLEADGLVTTEPNKGASVSLPSDAELRSLFETRRLIEIGIVTELCRRKDSVAMQDLREHLLLEDAAHAAGDHERLIHLLGEFHLKLARSLNNPVLLDWFQKLISRASLYAAALDDDSHQACRDDEHLRLLEYIEAGNQSAAIELTCTHLNGIEKAILDVAAKMKTGYHPLKHLIGV, encoded by the coding sequence ATGAGCGAAAAGAAGCTGGAAACCACGGTCGATCGCGTCTACCAAGGGGTTTATGCGGCGATCAGCAAGCGTTCGTTGCGCCCGGGCATGAAGCTGGGCGAGGCCTCGCTGGCCGAGCTGTTCAATGTCAGTCGCACTTCGGTGCGGGCTGCGCTCAAGCAATTGGAGGCCGATGGTCTGGTCACCACCGAGCCCAACAAAGGCGCATCGGTGTCGCTGCCCAGTGACGCAGAGCTGCGTTCCTTGTTCGAAACCCGGCGGCTGATCGAGATCGGCATCGTCACCGAACTGTGCCGGCGTAAAGACAGCGTTGCCATGCAGGATCTGCGTGAGCACTTGTTACTGGAAGATGCCGCGCATGCTGCCGGCGACCATGAACGACTGATCCATCTGCTCGGCGAGTTCCACCTCAAACTGGCGCGCAGCCTGAACAATCCGGTACTGCTCGACTGGTTCCAGAAGCTGATCTCCCGGGCCTCGCTGTATGCCGCCGCGCTCGATGATGACAGTCATCAAGCCTGCCGCGACGATGAACACCTGCGTTTGCTCGAGTACATCGAAGCCGGCAATCAGAGCGCCGCAATCGAACTGACCTGCACGCACCTCAACGGAATCGAGAAAGCGATCCTCGACGTCGCGGCAAAAATGAAAACCGGCTATCACCCACTCAAACACTTGATTGGCGTCTGA
- a CDS encoding PAS domain-containing hybrid sensor histidine kinase/response regulator → MQFLSESHGCEGWKGEMAERIRAFDWSHTELGALAEWPASLCNTVQLMLASPLPMVMLWGHAGYMIYNDAYSEFAGGRHPYLLGVPVELGWPEVAEFNRHVVDTCLAGGTLSYRNKELVLLRDGVPEDVWMDLYYSPVANDEGVPGGVMAMVVETTELVHSERLRQAAEDAYRADNERVRLALNAGALLGSFVWDIKNNRFSADERFARTFSYPPDQDLSDLQQEIAESRIHPEDHRWVQERVAHCVRTGEPYNAEYRVRRADGQYLWVLASGACEFDEQGKPFRFPGVLIDIHERKNAEESLLKFTRNLEQRVAAEVDARLAAEEQLRQSQKLEAIGGLTGGVAHDFNNLLQVIAGNLHLLARHEPNNANVQRRVGASLAAVERGAKLSSQLLAFARRQPLSPAVCNPEQIFEGVGELLQRALGETIQIDVQLPPQPWHINVDRNQLENAILNLAINARDAMKGEGVIGLSAANVCLDSEYCAGKGIAAGDYVRVAVTDTGVGIAPQMLEQVFEPFFTTKADGQGTGLGLSMVFGFVKQSGGHVEIDSKLGEGTRVQLYFPRSLRPVREETASVGERKSGGHETILVVEDNDAVRASAVELLREEGYRVMTACNGDVAMQMLLEGIEIDLIFTDVVMPGLIKSSDLAAWAKVQTPPVPVLFTSGHTRDIISRDHQLSPDTHLLGKPYSPQALLQMICEVLGT, encoded by the coding sequence ATGCAGTTTTTATCCGAAAGCCACGGTTGTGAAGGCTGGAAAGGCGAAATGGCCGAGCGCATCCGTGCGTTCGACTGGAGCCACACGGAACTTGGCGCGCTCGCCGAATGGCCGGCCAGCCTGTGCAACACCGTGCAACTGATGCTGGCTTCGCCGTTGCCCATGGTGATGCTGTGGGGCCACGCCGGCTACATGATCTACAACGACGCTTATTCCGAATTCGCCGGCGGCCGCCACCCCTATCTGCTTGGCGTCCCGGTTGAGCTGGGCTGGCCGGAAGTCGCCGAATTCAACCGACACGTCGTTGACACCTGCCTGGCCGGTGGCACCTTGTCCTATCGCAACAAAGAGCTGGTATTGCTGCGCGACGGCGTGCCCGAAGACGTCTGGATGGATTTGTATTACAGCCCGGTGGCCAACGACGAAGGCGTGCCCGGCGGCGTCATGGCGATGGTGGTCGAAACTACCGAACTGGTGCATTCCGAGCGCCTGCGCCAGGCGGCCGAAGATGCCTATCGCGCCGACAACGAGCGCGTGCGTCTGGCGCTGAATGCCGGCGCATTGCTTGGCTCGTTTGTCTGGGACATCAAGAACAATCGCTTCTCCGCTGACGAACGTTTCGCCCGCACCTTTTCCTATCCGCCGGATCAGGACCTGAGCGATCTGCAACAAGAGATCGCCGAATCGCGCATTCATCCCGAAGATCACCGTTGGGTGCAGGAGCGGGTTGCCCATTGCGTGCGCACAGGCGAGCCCTATAACGCCGAATACCGTGTGCGCCGCGCCGACGGCCAGTATCTGTGGGTGCTGGCCAGTGGTGCCTGCGAGTTCGATGAGCAAGGCAAACCGTTTCGCTTCCCCGGCGTGCTGATCGATATTCATGAACGCAAGAATGCCGAAGAGTCGCTGCTCAAATTCACCCGCAACCTCGAACAGCGCGTGGCCGCCGAGGTGGATGCGCGACTAGCCGCAGAAGAACAGTTGCGCCAGTCGCAGAAACTCGAAGCCATCGGCGGCCTGACCGGTGGCGTTGCCCATGACTTCAACAATCTGCTGCAAGTGATCGCCGGCAACCTGCATCTGCTCGCTCGGCATGAGCCCAACAATGCCAACGTGCAGCGCCGGGTCGGGGCTTCGCTGGCGGCGGTCGAGCGCGGGGCCAAACTGTCTTCACAATTGCTCGCGTTTGCCCGGCGGCAACCGCTTTCACCCGCCGTGTGCAACCCAGAACAGATTTTCGAAGGCGTTGGCGAGTTGCTGCAACGCGCCTTGGGCGAAACCATTCAGATCGACGTGCAGTTGCCGCCGCAGCCGTGGCATATCAACGTCGACCGCAACCAACTGGAAAACGCGATTCTCAATCTGGCCATCAACGCCCGCGACGCGATGAAGGGCGAGGGCGTCATCGGCCTCAGCGCCGCCAATGTCTGTCTGGACAGCGAATATTGCGCCGGCAAGGGCATAGCGGCCGGTGATTATGTTCGCGTGGCGGTCACCGACACCGGCGTGGGTATTGCCCCACAAATGCTGGAACAGGTCTTCGAACCGTTCTTCACCACCAAGGCCGACGGCCAGGGCACCGGGCTCGGTCTGAGCATGGTGTTCGGTTTCGTCAAACAAAGTGGCGGCCACGTCGAGATTGACAGCAAGCTCGGCGAAGGCACGCGGGTGCAGTTGTATTTCCCGCGCAGTCTGCGTCCGGTTCGCGAAGAGACCGCCAGTGTCGGCGAACGCAAGAGCGGCGGCCACGAAACCATTCTGGTGGTGGAAGACAATGACGCGGTGCGCGCTTCGGCGGTCGAGTTGCTGCGCGAGGAAGGCTATCGGGTGATGACCGCGTGCAATGGCGACGTGGCCATGCAGATGTTGCTGGAAGGCATCGAGATCGATCTGATCTTCACCGACGTGGTCATGCCCGGCCTGATCAAGAGTTCGGATCTGGCCGCGTGGGCCAAGGTGCAGACACCGCCGGTGCCGGTGCTGTTCACTTCCGGGCATACCCGCGACATCATTTCCCGCGACCACCAGCTCAGCCCCGATACGCATCTGCTCGGCAAACCCTACAGCCCGCAAGCGTTACTGCAGATGATTTGCGAGGTGCTCGGCACCTGA
- a CDS encoding excinuclease ABC subunit UvrA, whose translation MISKRNSKAPAGMVRVRGAREHNLKNVDVDIPRDALVVFTGVSGSGKSSLAFSTLYAEAQRRYFESVAPYARRLIDQVGVPDVDSIEGLPPAVALQQQRGTPSARSSVGSVTTLSSLIRMLYSRAGSYPPGQPMLYAEDFSPNTPQGACPECHGLGRVYEVTEALMVPDPNLTIRQRAVASWPLAWQGQNLRDILVTMGIDVDIPWKKLPKKQRDWILFTEETPTVPVYAGLTPEETRVALKRKMEPSYQGTFTGARRYILHTFTHSQSALMKKRVSQFMRGSPCPLCEGKRLKREALSVTFAGYDIGELSQMPLLQVAEVLRPVAAANYLEQAEESGDTLSHAQTREARQQRVAHGASGHASAPDVRHTPNLSLEKRLAAQRIAEDLLERVSTLTDLGLGYLALERSTPTLSSGELQRLRLATQLGSQLFGVIYVLDEPSAGLHPADGEALFEALQRLKADGNTLFVVEHDVETMRRADWLIDVGPAAGEKGGRVLYSGPPAGLADIADSQTRAYLFAENQRPERAARKPSGWLKLDGVTRNNLNNLSAEFPLGCFTSVTGVSGSGKSSLVSQALLELVGAQLGRPVAEAESEEPSLEDDAPPPSTGQISAGLESIKRLVQVDQKPIGRTPRSNLATYTGLFDNVRKLFAATPEAQAAGYDAGQFSFNVAKGRCATCEGEGFVSVELLFMPSVYAPCPTCHGARYNPQTLAILWQGLSIAQVLQLTVDEAVAVFAEQAGIRRSLEVLRDIGLGYLRLGQPATELSGGEAQRIKLATELQRSQRGATLYVLDEPTTGLHPRDVDRLLEQLDTLVTAGHTVIVVEHEMRVVAQSDWVIDIGPGAGDQGGRIVAAGTPQKVATSKKSKTAPFLARALSR comes from the coding sequence ATGATTTCCAAGCGCAATTCCAAAGCACCCGCCGGCATGGTTCGTGTGCGCGGCGCCCGCGAACATAACCTGAAGAACGTTGATGTCGATATTCCGCGCGATGCGCTGGTGGTCTTCACCGGTGTCTCCGGTTCGGGCAAGTCGTCGCTGGCGTTTTCCACGCTGTATGCCGAGGCCCAGCGGCGGTATTTCGAATCGGTGGCGCCATACGCGCGGCGGCTGATCGATCAGGTCGGCGTGCCGGATGTCGATTCCATCGAAGGACTGCCGCCCGCCGTCGCTTTGCAACAGCAGCGCGGCACGCCGAGCGCGCGTTCGTCGGTGGGCAGCGTGACGACGTTGTCGAGCCTGATCCGCATGCTCTATTCCCGCGCCGGCAGTTACCCGCCGGGGCAGCCGATGTTGTATGCCGAAGACTTTTCACCGAACACGCCGCAGGGCGCCTGCCCGGAGTGTCATGGACTTGGTCGCGTCTATGAAGTGACCGAAGCGCTGATGGTGCCGGACCCGAACCTGACCATCCGCCAGCGCGCCGTGGCGTCTTGGCCCTTGGCGTGGCAGGGGCAGAACCTGCGCGACATCCTCGTGACCATGGGCATCGATGTCGACATTCCGTGGAAGAAACTGCCGAAAAAGCAGCGCGACTGGATTCTCTTTACTGAAGAGACGCCGACGGTGCCGGTGTACGCCGGGCTGACCCCGGAAGAAACCCGCGTCGCCCTCAAACGCAAAATGGAACCGAGTTATCAGGGCACCTTCACCGGCGCGCGGCGCTACATCCTGCACACCTTCACTCACTCGCAAAGTGCGCTGATGAAGAAGCGTGTTTCGCAGTTCATGCGCGGCAGCCCGTGCCCATTGTGCGAGGGCAAGCGGCTCAAGCGCGAGGCGTTGTCGGTGACCTTCGCCGGTTACGACATTGGTGAGTTGTCGCAGATGCCGTTGCTGCAAGTGGCCGAAGTGCTGCGGCCTGTAGCAGCGGCAAATTATCTGGAACAGGCCGAGGAGAGCGGCGACACCCTCAGCCATGCGCAAACCCGCGAGGCGCGTCAGCAGCGGGTCGCCCATGGCGCCAGCGGGCATGCCAGCGCGCCGGACGTGCGCCACACGCCGAACCTGTCGCTGGAAAAACGCTTGGCGGCGCAACGCATTGCTGAGGATTTGCTGGAGCGGGTCAGCACCCTGACCGATCTCGGGCTGGGGTATCTGGCGCTGGAACGCAGTACGCCGACGCTGTCGTCGGGCGAGTTGCAGCGTTTGCGCTTGGCCACGCAATTGGGTTCACAGCTTTTCGGCGTCATTTATGTGCTGGACGAGCCATCTGCCGGCCTGCATCCGGCGGATGGCGAGGCGCTGTTCGAAGCGTTGCAGCGCTTGAAGGCTGACGGCAACACGCTGTTTGTGGTCGAGCACGATGTCGAAACCATGCGCCGTGCCGACTGGCTGATCGACGTCGGCCCGGCAGCGGGCGAAAAGGGCGGCCGCGTGTTGTACAGCGGTCCGCCTGCGGGACTTGCTGATATTGCAGACTCGCAGACCCGCGCTTATCTGTTCGCGGAAAACCAGCGCCCTGAGCGCGCCGCACGCAAGCCGAGCGGGTGGCTGAAGCTGGACGGCGTGACGCGCAACAACCTGAATAATCTCAGCGCCGAATTCCCCTTGGGCTGTTTCACCTCGGTGACCGGCGTATCGGGTTCTGGCAAATCGAGTCTGGTCAGTCAGGCCTTGCTGGAACTGGTCGGCGCGCAGCTGGGCCGTCCGGTGGCCGAGGCAGAGTCAGAAGAGCCGAGCCTGGAAGATGACGCGCCGCCGCCCAGCACTGGCCAGATCAGCGCCGGCCTGGAGTCGATCAAGCGCCTGGTGCAGGTTGATCAGAAACCCATCGGACGCACGCCGCGCTCCAATCTCGCGACTTACACCGGCTTGTTCGACAACGTGCGCAAGCTGTTCGCCGCGACTCCCGAGGCACAAGCGGCGGGCTATGACGCCGGGCAGTTTTCCTTCAACGTCGCCAAGGGCCGTTGCGCCACGTGTGAGGGCGAAGGTTTTGTCAGTGTTGAATTGCTGTTCATGCCCAGCGTGTATGCGCCGTGCCCGACCTGCCACGGAGCGCGGTATAACCCGCAGACGCTGGCGATTCTCTGGCAGGGCTTGAGCATCGCCCAAGTCCTGCAACTGACCGTCGATGAAGCGGTGGCGGTATTTGCCGAGCAGGCAGGGATTCGTCGTTCGCTGGAGGTGCTGCGCGATATTGGTCTGGGTTATCTGCGTCTGGGGCAACCGGCCACGGAACTGTCCGGTGGTGAGGCGCAACGGATCAAACTGGCGACCGAGTTGCAGCGCAGCCAGCGTGGCGCGACCTTGTATGTGTTGGATGAACCGACTACTGGATTGCATCCGCGAGATGTCGATCGATTGCTCGAGCAGCTGGATACGCTGGTGACCGCGGGGCACACGGTGATCGTCGTCGAACACGAAATGCGTGTTGTCGCGCAGAGCGACTGGGTGATCGACATCGGCCCCGGGGCCGGCGATCAGGGCGGCAGGATCGTCGCCGCCGGCACACCGCAGAAAGTCGCCACCAGCAAGAAGAGCAAGACTGCGCCGTTTCTGGCTCGGGCGTTAAGCCGATAG
- a CDS encoding response regulator, with protein sequence MNRDIRLLIVDDNVATRYALRRRLERHGYTVLEAGTGSDGLALIESEALDALILDVNLPDMSGFDIVRLLRADPRTALLPVIHVSAASIQTGDIITGLNAGADAYLIHPVDPDVLLATLRTLLRVRDTENALRESEARFREIFANVSAPIAVLDANLKVHECNHAFAQLIVDNRDPQALRECFAEDQCSILDELRLRLVDGERWKGTLNMRVQGEIRETQWQISPYRTPELSLVFVEDVTEHRHRERSHLARLDDTTTQLAKEVAERVHAEAQLLQVQKMDALGKLTGGIAHDFNNLLTGIITSLELIQKRVADERLDKVQFYTEAALNSAMSAASLTHRLLAFARQQPLDTRPVDINEHVRSLEELLVRTIGERITLKLELTNKPAIALVDPVQLESAVLNLVINARDALPSGGNIWVNTYAAYSHGDPNLADGAYVALSVRDDGTGIEHNVIDKVFEPFFTTKPLGQGTGLGLSTIYGFARQSGGDAHIRSVARRGTEVTIMLPGTNDPTGADAPVPVPDAKGSGEHVLIVEDMATVRLFVTEVLEDAGYRCTQAADIESALERLQNDPSIDLLLTDVGLPRMSGRELADVARGWHEGLPILFMTGYAETALNRQVFLGTGMDMLVKPFQISELLDKVRRTLDGA encoded by the coding sequence ATGAATCGTGACATCCGCCTGTTGATCGTCGATGACAACGTCGCCACCCGTTACGCCCTGCGTCGGCGCCTGGAGCGCCATGGCTACACAGTGCTCGAAGCCGGCACCGGCAGCGACGGCCTGGCCCTGATCGAGAGCGAAGCCCTCGATGCGTTGATCCTCGACGTCAACCTGCCGGACATGAGCGGTTTCGACATCGTCCGCCTCTTGCGCGCCGACCCGCGCACTGCGCTGCTGCCGGTGATTCATGTGTCAGCGGCGTCGATCCAGACCGGCGACATCATCACCGGCCTCAACGCGGGCGCCGATGCCTATCTGATTCACCCGGTCGACCCGGATGTGCTCTTGGCGACGCTGCGTACCCTGCTGCGGGTGCGCGACACGGAAAATGCCCTGCGCGAAAGCGAGGCGCGTTTCCGCGAGATCTTCGCCAACGTCTCGGCGCCGATCGCGGTGCTCGATGCCAATCTGAAAGTGCATGAATGCAATCACGCCTTTGCCCAATTGATCGTCGATAACCGCGACCCGCAGGCGCTGCGTGAATGCTTCGCCGAAGATCAATGCTCGATCCTCGATGAACTGCGTCTGCGTCTGGTCGACGGCGAGCGCTGGAAAGGCACGCTGAACATGCGCGTGCAGGGCGAGATTCGCGAGACGCAATGGCAGATTTCGCCGTATCGCACGCCAGAGCTGAGCCTGGTGTTCGTCGAGGACGTCACCGAACACCGCCACCGCGAGCGCTCGCATCTGGCGCGACTGGATGACACCACCACGCAGCTGGCCAAGGAAGTCGCCGAGCGCGTGCACGCCGAAGCGCAATTGTTGCAAGTGCAGAAAATGGATGCACTGGGCAAGCTCACCGGCGGTATCGCCCACGACTTCAACAACCTGCTCACCGGGATCATCACCAGTCTGGAACTGATCCAGAAACGCGTGGCCGATGAGCGTCTGGACAAGGTGCAGTTCTATACCGAAGCGGCGCTGAACTCAGCGATGAGCGCGGCCTCGCTGACCCATCGCCTGCTGGCATTTGCCCGTCAGCAGCCGCTTGATACACGGCCGGTGGACATCAACGAGCATGTCCGCTCGCTGGAAGAATTGCTGGTGCGCACCATCGGCGAGCGCATCACCCTCAAGCTGGAACTGACCAACAAACCGGCGATTGCGCTGGTCGACCCGGTGCAGCTGGAAAGCGCCGTGCTCAACCTGGTGATCAACGCCCGCGATGCCCTGCCCTCCGGCGGCAATATCTGGGTCAATACTTACGCCGCTTATTCCCACGGCGATCCGAATCTGGCCGATGGCGCATACGTGGCATTGTCGGTACGCGACGACGGCACCGGCATCGAACACAACGTGATCGACAAGGTGTTCGAGCCGTTTTTCACTACCAAGCCGCTGGGCCAGGGCACCGGGCTCGGTCTGTCGACGATTTACGGCTTCGCCCGCCAGTCCGGCGGTGACGCGCACATTCGCAGCGTTGCCCGCCGTGGCACCGAAGTGACGATCATGCTGCCCGGCACCAACGACCCGACCGGCGCCGACGCGCCTGTGCCCGTGCCTGATGCCAAAGGCAGTGGTGAGCATGTGCTGATCGTCGAGGACATGGCCACGGTGCGCTTGTTCGTCACCGAAGTGCTGGAAGATGCCGGCTATCGCTGCACGCAAGCGGCGGATATCGAATCGGCGCTGGAGCGCTTGCAGAATGACCCGTCCATCGACCTGCTGTTGACCGACGTGGGCTTGCCGCGCATGAGCGGCCGTGAGCTGGCGGATGTTGCCCGTGGCTGGCACGAGGGGCTGCCGATCCTGTTCATGACCGGCTACGCCGAAACCGCGCTCAACCGCCAGGTCTTCCTCGGCACCGGCATGGACATGCTGGTCAAACCGTTCCAGATCAGTGAACTGCTCGACAAGGTCCGCCGCACGCTGGATGGCGCCTGA
- a CDS encoding sensor histidine kinase: protein MAESTTLSHAEQAALIAQLQRETTALREELDETNQGVLALYAELDTQAEELRQASDLKSRFLSYMSHEFRTPLGSILSINSLLADELDGPLSPEQHKQVAFVSTAARELSDMVDDLLDLAKIEAGRISISPAWFDMFDLFSALRGMFRPIVDASAVDLIFEEPLGLPRLYTDDKKLGQILRNFISNSLKFTTRGEVRVSARLEGEDKVRFAVSDTGIGIAAELHDTLFEDFSQVDSPLQKRLRGTGLGLSLCKRFAALLGGEVGVDSTPGVGSTFFVIIPLAIALENVDES from the coding sequence ATGGCTGAATCGACTACCTTGAGCCATGCCGAACAGGCGGCGCTCATCGCTCAGTTGCAGCGCGAAACCACTGCCCTGCGCGAAGAGCTCGATGAAACCAACCAGGGCGTGCTGGCGCTGTACGCCGAGCTCGACACTCAGGCTGAAGAACTGCGTCAGGCATCGGATTTGAAGAGCCGCTTCCTGTCATACATGAGCCATGAATTCCGTACACCGCTGGGCTCGATTCTGAGCATCAACAGTCTGCTCGCTGACGAACTCGACGGCCCGCTCAGCCCTGAACAGCACAAGCAGGTAGCGTTCGTCAGCACTGCTGCCCGCGAGCTCAGCGACATGGTTGATGACCTGCTCGATCTGGCGAAGATCGAAGCCGGGCGCATCAGCATCTCGCCAGCCTGGTTCGACATGTTCGACCTGTTTTCGGCCTTGCGCGGGATGTTCCGGCCAATCGTCGATGCTTCGGCGGTGGATCTGATCTTCGAAGAACCGCTGGGCCTGCCGCGCCTGTATACCGATGACAAGAAGCTCGGGCAGATCCTGCGCAACTTCATTTCCAACTCACTGAAATTCACCACCCGTGGCGAAGTGCGCGTGTCGGCGCGACTGGAAGGTGAAGACAAGGTGCGCTTTGCCGTCAGCGACACCGGCATCGGCATCGCGGCCGAGCTGCATGACACGCTGTTCGAAGACTTCTCTCAAGTCGATTCGCCATTGCAGAAACGTCTGCGCGGCACCGGTCTGGGTCTGTCACTATGCAAGCGTTTCGCCGCCCTGCTCGGCGGTGAAGTCGGGGTAGACAGTACGCCGGGCGTCGGCTCGACGTTCTTTGTCATCATCCCGCTGGCGATCGCTCTGGAGAACGTCGATGAATCGTGA